Genomic window (Capillibacterium thermochitinicola):
GGTGGGAGTTTGCGATGGCTGAGAAAAAAAGAAGGGTCAGTGTTGGCAAGTTCTTCCGAAGCGTCGCGGCTGAAATGAAGAAAGTAGCCTGGCCGAACCGGAAAGAAGTGAGCACCTATACCACCGTAGTTTTGGTGACGGTAGCGGCGGTAGCTTTGCTGATCAGCATTTTTGACTCGATCTTAAGTCTGATCCTGTTCAGGATTAAATGACGAGTGTGATGCCTGTGGAAAAAGCTTGGTATGTTGTGCATACCTATTCGGGGTATGAGAACAAAGTAAAAGCCAATCTGGAACGGCGGGTCGCTTCCATGGCCATGGAGGACCAGATCTTCCGGGTTTTGGTCCCCATGGAGGAAGAATACGAGTATAAGGACGGGAAACGTAAACTAACGAAGAAAAAAGTCTACCCGGGTTACGTGTTGGTGGAGATGATTATGACCGATGACTCGTGGTATGTGGTGAGAAATACCCCCGGCGTGACTGGTTTTGTCGGCCCTGGCTCCAAACCGATTCCTCTTCAACAAAAAGAGGTTGAACAGATCCTGCGCCAGATGGGTGTTGATCAGCCCCGTCCCAAGCTGGATTTTTCCATTGGCGAGCCGGTACGGGTGATTCGGGGACCCTTTGAAAACTTTTCCGGGATTATTGAAGAGATTAACCCGGAAAGAGGAAAGCTGAAGGTTCTAGTCTCCATGTTCGGACGGGAAACGCCGGTGGAGTTGGAATATAATCAGGTAGAAAAGTACTAAGATCTTAGGCGAGAAGGAGGTGTCGGGACGATGGCCAAAAAAGTTGCGGCGTTAATTAAACTACAGATTCCAGCCGGGAAAGCGACTCCTGCTCCGCCTGTTGGTTCCGCGCTCGGACAACATGGCGTTAATATTATGGAGTTTACCAAGGCTTTTAACGAACGGACGGCGAATCAGGCCGGAATGGTGATTCCTGTGGTGATCACCGTCTACGAGGACCGGTCTTTTACTTTTATCACCAAAACCCCGCCGGTGCCGGTCCTGCTCAAAAAAGCGCTTAACTTGGAGAAAGCTTCGGGTGTTCCCAACAAAGAAAAGGTCGGGACCATCTCGCGCGACAAGGTTCGTGAGATTGCCGAGCTTAAAATGGTCGATTTGAATGCGGCCAGCGTCGAAGCGGCCATGCGCATGGTCGAAGGCACGGCGCGCAGTATGGGAATTGTCGTCCAATAGCTTTCTCCCTGGTGGGAGGATACGCAGAGCGAAAAGATCCGTTTGAACCACGAAACGAGGAGGATTTAAGATCATGCCGAAGCATGGCAAAAAGTATCTGGAGATGGCGAAGGCCATTGACCGGGAGCGCCTTTACGACCCCCGGGAGGCCATTGAACTGCTAAAGAGTATTGTTAAAGCCAGCTACGACCAGACGGTCGAAGTGGCGATCCGTTTGGGGGTTGACCCCCGGCATGCCGACCAACAGGTGCGTGGTACCGTTGTCTTGCCCCACGGGACCGGAAAAGCCGTACGGGTTCTGGTCTTTGCCAAGGGTGAGAAGGCCAAAGAGGCTGAAGAGGCCGGTGCCGACCGCGTTGGCGCGGAAGATGTAGTGGAAGAGATCCAAAAAGGATGGCTTGATTTTGACGTGGCGGTCGCCACCCCCGATATGATGGGCATGGTAGGGCGGCTCGGTAAGATCCTCGGCCCGAAAGGTTTAATGCCCAACCCGAAAACGGGAACGGTAACGATGGATGTGGGTAAGGCCGTCCAAGAGATTAAAGCCGGTAAGGTCGAGTACCGCGTCGACAAGACCGGAATTGTTCATGTTCCGATTGGAAAACTGTCTTTCACCGCCGACCAGTTGTTTGATAACTTCAAACGGCTTTTAGGGGCCGTGATCAAAGCCAAACCGGCGGGGGCGAAGGGAACTTATCTGAAGTCAATTACCCTTTCCTCAACCCAGAGCCCGGGGATTAAGATTTCTCCGCAGACGACAACAATGGCGGTGGCGAGCGAATAAAAAAAACAACAACTTCATATAGAAAAAGAAAACTGACCATAGACAGCAGGTATCCGGGCAAATCCTCGGATTTAATGTTTGCCTGCCGAGGTTAGGATGTTTCGATCGTCAACGACGAGCCCTTTCTTTGTGTCTATGGAAGGGCTTTTTCTATTTTCCCAGGACCAGTGACAAATAGGGAGGT
Coding sequences:
- the rplA gene encoding 50S ribosomal protein L1, with protein sequence MPKHGKKYLEMAKAIDRERLYDPREAIELLKSIVKASYDQTVEVAIRLGVDPRHADQQVRGTVVLPHGTGKAVRVLVFAKGEKAKEAEEAGADRVGAEDVVEEIQKGWLDFDVAVATPDMMGMVGRLGKILGPKGLMPNPKTGTVTMDVGKAVQEIKAGKVEYRVDKTGIVHVPIGKLSFTADQLFDNFKRLLGAVIKAKPAGAKGTYLKSITLSSTQSPGIKISPQTTTMAVASE
- the rplK gene encoding 50S ribosomal protein L11 codes for the protein MAKKVAALIKLQIPAGKATPAPPVGSALGQHGVNIMEFTKAFNERTANQAGMVIPVVITVYEDRSFTFITKTPPVPVLLKKALNLEKASGVPNKEKVGTISRDKVREIAELKMVDLNAASVEAAMRMVEGTARSMGIVVQ
- the secE gene encoding preprotein translocase subunit SecE yields the protein MAEKKRRVSVGKFFRSVAAEMKKVAWPNRKEVSTYTTVVLVTVAAVALLISIFDSILSLILFRIK
- the nusG gene encoding transcription termination/antitermination protein NusG, with product MEKAWYVVHTYSGYENKVKANLERRVASMAMEDQIFRVLVPMEEEYEYKDGKRKLTKKKVYPGYVLVEMIMTDDSWYVVRNTPGVTGFVGPGSKPIPLQQKEVEQILRQMGVDQPRPKLDFSIGEPVRVIRGPFENFSGIIEEINPERGKLKVLVSMFGRETPVELEYNQVEKY